One part of the Sciurus carolinensis chromosome 4, mSciCar1.2, whole genome shotgun sequence genome encodes these proteins:
- the LOC124982441 gene encoding U6 snRNA-associated Sm-like protein LSm5, with amino-acid sequence MAGNSTTNPSQLLPLELVDKCIGSRIHNVMKSDKEIVGTLLGFDDFVNMMLEDVTEFEITPKGRRITKLDQILLHGNNITMLVPGGEGPEV; translated from the coding sequence ATGGCGGGTAACTCTACAACCAACCCCTCGCAGCTGCTGCCGCTAGAGCTTGTGGACAAGTGTATAGGATCAAGAATTCACAATGTGATGAAGAGTGATAAGGAAATTGTTGGAACACTTCTAGGATTTGATGACTTTGTCAATATGATGCTGGAAGATGTCACCGAATTTGAAATCACACCAAAAGGAAGAAGGATTACTAAATTAGATCAGATTTTGCTACATGGAAATAATATAACAATGCTGGTTCCTGGAGGTGAAGGACCTGAAGTATGA
- the LOC124982439 gene encoding killer cell lectin-like receptor subfamily E member 1 isoform X1 — translation MNEQPITFTTLNENYQQKHTMEKGGCSPFPWRFLSSALGVVCLLLMVVVIAVAVFTTNSFSERTSPSIQQKEDLCLGPCYHPCPKNWVWFRCSCYYFSKEQLSWRESQNACLSLNSSLLKINRDEMNLFSLNSFFWVGIYYNEICHQWLWENDSVLPPDMFWVLRPHMQQTCLSYKSKEVYLPEKCEEKQTYICKKHLIYPIMS, via the exons atgaatgagcagCCCATAACTTTTACCACGCTAAATGAGAACTATCAGCAGAAACACACAATGGAAAAAG GGGGTTGTTCACCTTTTCCATGGAGGTTCCTTTCTAGTGCACTTGGTGTCGTGTGCCTTCTCCTGATGGTTGTGGTCATTGCAGTGGCTGTTTTTACTACAAACT CATTTTCTGAAAGAACATCTCCCTCAATCCAACAAAAAG AGGATCTTTGCCTAGGACCTTGCTATCATCCTTGTCCAAAGAATTGGGTCTGGTTCAGATGCAGTTGTTATTACTTCTCCAAAGAACAGTTATCTTGGAGAGAGAGTCAAAATGCCTGCTTATCTCTAAATTCCAGCCTCTTGAAGATAAACAGAGATGAGATG AATTTATTCTCTTTAAACTCTTTCTTTTGGGTTGGAATTTACTATAATGAAATTTGCCATCAGTGGCTATGGGAAAATGATTCAGTTCTACCCCCTGATAT GTTTTGGGTTCTTAGACCTCACATGCAACAAACCTGTCTATCTTACAAatcaaaagaagtttatttacctgaaaaatgtgaagagaaacaAACCTACATTTGCAAGAAGCACCTTATTTATCCTATAATGTCATAA
- the LOC124982439 gene encoding killer cell lectin-like receptor subfamily E member 1 isoform X4 translates to MNEQPITFTTLNENYQQKHTMEKAFSERTSPSIQQKGPCYHPCPKNWVWFRCSCYYFSKEQLSWRESQNACLSLNSSLLKINRDEMNLFSLNSFFWVGIYYNEICHQWLWENDSVLPPDMFWVLRPHMQQTCLSYKSKEVYLPEKCEEKQTYICKKHLIYPIMS, encoded by the exons atgaatgagcagCCCATAACTTTTACCACGCTAAATGAGAACTATCAGCAGAAACACACAATGGAAAAAG CATTTTCTGAAAGAACATCTCCCTCAATCCAACAAAAAG GACCTTGCTATCATCCTTGTCCAAAGAATTGGGTCTGGTTCAGATGCAGTTGTTATTACTTCTCCAAAGAACAGTTATCTTGGAGAGAGAGTCAAAATGCCTGCTTATCTCTAAATTCCAGCCTCTTGAAGATAAACAGAGATGAGATG AATTTATTCTCTTTAAACTCTTTCTTTTGGGTTGGAATTTACTATAATGAAATTTGCCATCAGTGGCTATGGGAAAATGATTCAGTTCTACCCCCTGATAT GTTTTGGGTTCTTAGACCTCACATGCAACAAACCTGTCTATCTTACAAatcaaaagaagtttatttacctgaaaaatgtgaagagaaacaAACCTACATTTGCAAGAAGCACCTTATTTATCCTATAATGTCATAA
- the LOC124982439 gene encoding killer cell lectin-like receptor subfamily E member 1 isoform X3: MNEQPITFTTLNENYQQKHTMEKAFSERTSPSIQQKEDLCLGPCYHPCPKNWVWFRCSCYYFSKEQLSWRESQNACLSLNSSLLKINRDEMNLFSLNSFFWVGIYYNEICHQWLWENDSVLPPDMFWVLRPHMQQTCLSYKSKEVYLPEKCEEKQTYICKKHLIYPIMS, from the exons atgaatgagcagCCCATAACTTTTACCACGCTAAATGAGAACTATCAGCAGAAACACACAATGGAAAAAG CATTTTCTGAAAGAACATCTCCCTCAATCCAACAAAAAG AGGATCTTTGCCTAGGACCTTGCTATCATCCTTGTCCAAAGAATTGGGTCTGGTTCAGATGCAGTTGTTATTACTTCTCCAAAGAACAGTTATCTTGGAGAGAGAGTCAAAATGCCTGCTTATCTCTAAATTCCAGCCTCTTGAAGATAAACAGAGATGAGATG AATTTATTCTCTTTAAACTCTTTCTTTTGGGTTGGAATTTACTATAATGAAATTTGCCATCAGTGGCTATGGGAAAATGATTCAGTTCTACCCCCTGATAT GTTTTGGGTTCTTAGACCTCACATGCAACAAACCTGTCTATCTTACAAatcaaaagaagtttatttacctgaaaaatgtgaagagaaacaAACCTACATTTGCAAGAAGCACCTTATTTATCCTATAATGTCATAA
- the LOC124982439 gene encoding killer cell lectin-like receptor subfamily E member 1 isoform X2, which translates to MNEQPITFTTLNENYQQKHTMEKGGCSPFPWRFLSSALGVVCLLLMVVVIAVAVFTTNSFSERTSPSIQQKGPCYHPCPKNWVWFRCSCYYFSKEQLSWRESQNACLSLNSSLLKINRDEMNLFSLNSFFWVGIYYNEICHQWLWENDSVLPPDMFWVLRPHMQQTCLSYKSKEVYLPEKCEEKQTYICKKHLIYPIMS; encoded by the exons atgaatgagcagCCCATAACTTTTACCACGCTAAATGAGAACTATCAGCAGAAACACACAATGGAAAAAG GGGGTTGTTCACCTTTTCCATGGAGGTTCCTTTCTAGTGCACTTGGTGTCGTGTGCCTTCTCCTGATGGTTGTGGTCATTGCAGTGGCTGTTTTTACTACAAACT CATTTTCTGAAAGAACATCTCCCTCAATCCAACAAAAAG GACCTTGCTATCATCCTTGTCCAAAGAATTGGGTCTGGTTCAGATGCAGTTGTTATTACTTCTCCAAAGAACAGTTATCTTGGAGAGAGAGTCAAAATGCCTGCTTATCTCTAAATTCCAGCCTCTTGAAGATAAACAGAGATGAGATG AATTTATTCTCTTTAAACTCTTTCTTTTGGGTTGGAATTTACTATAATGAAATTTGCCATCAGTGGCTATGGGAAAATGATTCAGTTCTACCCCCTGATAT GTTTTGGGTTCTTAGACCTCACATGCAACAAACCTGTCTATCTTACAAatcaaaagaagtttatttacctgaaaaatgtgaagagaaacaAACCTACATTTGCAAGAAGCACCTTATTTATCCTATAATGTCATAA